Within the Pseudomonas guangdongensis genome, the region TCGCTGCGGTGATTCCCGGCATCCTCGCGGTGCTTGGCTACATGGTGGTGCTGCGCATCATGGTCGCCCGCGAAGGCGGCCACGATCACGAACAGCAGAAGGCCAGCACGGCCGAGCGGATCAAGGCGTTCGTCAACGTGCTGCCGGTGATCGGCGTGTTCATGGTGGTGATCGTCGGCATCTACGGCGGCTGGTCCAACCCCACCGAGGCGGCCTCCATCGGCGCCGCGGCCTGCGGCATCCTCGCGGTGATCCAGGGCGGCATGCGCTGGGACGGCATCCGCACCAGCCTGCTCGGCACCGCGGAAACCACCGCGATGATCTTCCTCGTGCTGCTCGGCGCCGACCTGCTCAATTCCGGCCTGGCGCTGACCCAGATGCCCAACGAGCTGGCCGAGTGGGTGAAGAACAGCGGCCTGGCGCCAATGCTGGTGCTGTTCGCCATCCTCATCCTCTACCTGCTGCTCGGCTGCGTGATGGACTCGCTGGCGATGATCCTGCTGACCATCCCGATCTTCTACCCGGTGATCATGGGCCTGGACTTCTTCGGCCTGGACCCGTCCGAGAAGTCGATCTGGTTCGGCATCCTCGCCCTGATGGTGGTGGAGATCGGCCTGGTGACGCCGCCGCTGGGGATGAACCTGTTCATCGTCCAGCGCGCCGCCGGCAACGTGCCGCTGGCGGAAACCGCCAAGGGCGTTATCCCGTTCATCGCCTCGGACATCCTGCGCATCATCGTGCTGGCGCTGTTCCCCGCCATCAGTCTGTGCCTGCTCAGTCTGTAAACTGCACCTCCAAGGCCGCCTTCGGGCGGCCTTGTTCTTTTCACCCGGCATCCACCTGGAGGGCCCATGTCCAGCGTCGTCGCCAAACCCCACCGCCTGATCGTCCTGCTCGCCGCGCTGGTGGCCTTCGGCCCCCTGTCCATCGACATGTACCTGCCGAGCCTGCCGCTGATCGCCCAGGATCTCGGCGCCCCCGAGGCGCAGATCCAGCTGACCATCAGCGTATTCCTCGCCGGCCTGTGCGCCGGCATGCTGCTCTACGGACCGCTGTCCGACCGCTTCGGCCGCCGCCGCCTGCTGCTCGGCGGCATCGCCCTGTACCTGGTCGCCACCGTCGGCTGCATCCTCGCCAGCAAGGCCGAACAACTGGTGTTCTGGCGGCTGTTCCAGGCCCTCGGTGGCGCCGGCGCCTCGGTGCTGGCGCGCGCCATCGTCCGCGACCTGTTCCCCCTCAACGACGCCGCGCGCGTCCTGTCGCTGATGCACCTGGTGACCATGATCGCCACCCTGATCGCCCCGCTGCTGGGCAGCTGGCTGATGATGTTCGACGGCTGGCGGGCGATCTTCGTCGCCCTGCTGGCCTTCGCCGGCGTCTGCCTGCTGGCCAGCGCCTGGAAGATCCCCGAGACCCACCCGGCCGACGCTCGCGGCGCCTCGGTGGCTGCGGTATTTCGCGCCTACGGGCAGATCGCCCTGCAACCCCAAGCCCTCGGCTACATCCTCTGCATGGGCCTGTCGTTCGGCGGCATGTTCGCCTTCATCACCGCCTCGCCGTTCGTCTACATCGAACACTTCGGCGTCTCGCCGCAGGGCTATGCCTGGCTGTTCAGCCTGAACATCGGCGGCATCATCGTCGCCACCCTGCTCAACGCACGCCTGGTCACCCGCCTCGGCACCCAGCGCATGCTGGTCTGCGGCGCCAGCATCGCCGCCCTCTCCGGTATCGCCCTCGCCCTGCTCGGCGGCAGCGGCACCGGCGGCCTGCCGGCGGTGGTGATCTGCCTGCTGTTCTACGTCAGCGTCACCGGCCTGCTCGGCGCCAACAGCGTCGCCAGTCTGCTGTCGCGCTACCCGAAACAGGCCGGCGCCGCCGCCGGCCTCGCCGTCGCCGGCCAGTTCGGCCTCGGCACCGCCTGCAGCGCCCTGGTCGGCGCCCTGCACGATGGCAGCCCGCTGCCGATGAGCCTACTGATCGGCGTGACAGGTGTCGGCTGCCTGCTGGCCCTGCTCCTCACTCGCCAGGGCCGGCCGGCCGCTAGCGCGCAGTAAGGAAATTGAAACTGGCATGTCATATGCATTGCGTATACTGCGCCAGTTTCGGGGGCCACGGTACAAGGCAGGTCGTGGATTCCCCCTTTTAATCGCCAAGGCCCCGGAGCAGCACAGCGCTCCGGGGCCTTTTCTTTAATGGTCACTGCCGCTGCGACCAGCGGCGCAGCGCACCATGAGAGTGCGCCGCGCGCCATCCACGGGCACGGTGCCTCAGCGATACAGCTCGCGGCGGAAGATCAGCGGTTGGGGCCCTTGGTAGATGCCGAAGGTGGCAATGCCCGCTGCGGGCTCACGACCAGCTCCTTTCCAGTCGAAGTGCAGCCACTCCGGCAAGTCCTGAATCCCCACATTGACGCTGCCCGTTTTTCCAGCGCCGGGCGCAGTCAGCTTGATCTCACCGCCAGTCCCAGCGCCCAATACCACACCCGTAGTATCTCCGGCCTTCAGAACGCCGGAGAAGTCATCCAGCTTGGCTGCGGCGCCAAGCTCCGCCGCGCTACAGCTATCCCCGGAAGACGCCCGGAAGACACCCGGTGCCTGCCAGCTTTCCAGCGTCCAGGGCAGCGCCAGATCCGCCAGCTCCGAACCGCTTGCGTTGTCGATACGCAGGCGGCCCAGGCGGATCTCGCTGTGGTCGTACTTCAGGACATAGCCGCTGCTCGTCAGGCATGCTATCTCGCCCGGGCGGCGCGCACAGACATCGTCCGCATCCGTCAGCTCGGCTGCGGAAAAGCGTCGCTCAAGCGATACGGGCAAATCATTTCCGCCCGGCAGCGGATCACCCGAGGCGTAGCTCAGACCATCCCCGTTCCAGACAAAGGAGCGCTTGCCGTCGCCGTCACCGCCCCCCTCCACATCCTCACTGGGATTCAACAAGGTCAACGTGGCGGGTAGCAGCAGCCGCTCTTGGGCGGCAGCCGCATAGACGGCCCAGATCTCGCCCTGCGGACGCGACGACAAGCGCCAGAAATCGCCCAGGTCATAGTTGCCGGTGACAGCGCCACTTCGATTGCGAGCCGTCACGGTCAGGCGCGGCGCGTTCAGATACTTGATCTTCTCGCGCTGGTAACTGATGCCGTCGCAGCTATCCATGCTCGCCAGGCCGGACACCTCCAGATAAGCCGGCACGAAGCGTCCGACCAGCGCCTCGCTGCTACCGATGTCATAAGCAAAGTAGGGCGGCGGCGTGGCTGTCAGCCTGAAGATACCGACCTCGCTCTGCTGAGCCTGCACCTCGGTCTGCTCACCCAAGGCATGGCTGTAGCTGCCCGGCGAGAAGCTGCCGGCGGCGCCACCGGCCGGAGCCACGACGCTGCTGCCCAACGTGATCCCCGCCAGACGGAAACTCGGCGTGGTCGGGTTACCGGCCAGCTCGCTCGCCGTGCGTGGCTGATTGTCCCGCGTCCAGGCCACCGCACGGATGCGCAAAGGGAACGGATCGCCGGCCGCCACCAACTTCGCGCAGTCGGCCACCGTCGCGCCATTGCAGCTCGCGTCGTGGCTGATATGCAGCCCATAGGGACGGCTGACGAACTGCGTATTCCCCTCCATCACCAGCCCCGCATCGCCACGACTGGCATCGCCCTGATAACGGGCATCGAGCTGCATCTTGCCGGCATCGTCGTAGCGCACGCCGCTCTGTGCCTGACCGTTGGCATTGAAGGCAAGATTCCGCGTGACCGGCGTGGAGTCAACCGACTGTCCCCCAACCTGGATCAGCTTGTTGCCCCTCTGCTCGGTCGGCCCCGGATCGATGTAGCGCCCCCACAACTGCACCGGACGGGTCACGTTGGCGAACGCCGGGATACAGGCCGGGCTGTTGTCGCTCTTGCGTACCGCGCTGATCGTCAGCGTATCCGACTTGCCGGCAATCAGCGGCGGAACCGAAACCAGCAGGCCGCTATCGGCGAAGGTCAATGCACAGGTATTGATCGCCTGGCCGTCCCGGTAGCAACGCAAGGGTGCCGATGCCGGTTCGGTAATGCCTAGCGCCACCGTTCGCTCCTCACGAATCGCCAAGGCCAGGCTCGTGCTGCCAGTAAAGGTGACTGTGCTGCCGCCCACCCAGCCAGCGGGAGAAAGGCTAACCGTGCTTGCGCTCTGATAGGTTTGGCTGCAGGCATCATCGGAACAGGCCTGCAATGTCACTGGATGAGGCTGGCAGGTCAGGGCCTGGCTGGAATAACTCAGGCGGTAGTGATGCACAGCCACCAGCGGTGCGTCCTGACATAGCTTCTGCGGCGTTGTATCTGAAGGCTTACAGACCCCATAAATTGCACTATTGCCAGTTCCCTTGATGGTTTGGGCATCCCAACTCGCCGCTGTAACATTCCCCCAGACCGTCGACATCTTTAGATGAACCCTGTTGGTTGTGGTTATATTGCCCACAACCTCGCCACCATCCAGCTCGATATCATTGTTAGTCAGTCTTATGTTTCCTGTAAGCCGCAAATTGCTCAGCGATATCTTGCAGCACCCACCCGTAACGTTACCCCTAACTTCACCACCTTGTAGCTCGACCGTTCCATTAGGGCTATTGATCGCTCCATTGATATTGACGAGACTCGTCTTTATCCCATTGGCAGCCTGAATGTCGCCCTGTACCTTCCCGCCGGTCAGATCGACCGAGCCATTGCTGACGGCGATACCCGATTGGAACTCGGTGTTGTTGGCGGATATACCGTTATTGCGCTGCACCAACCCGCCGATCTTGCTGTCCTTGAAGCGTGCGTTACCAGACCCTGTAACCGAACCACTCACCTGAGTTCCCGTCAGATCAACCTCGCCACTATCCGATGCGATAGCACCGAAGATGCTCCCCGAGGCACGAACCACAATGCTGCCATAAGTGGACTTGAGCGAGATGCCATGATTGTTAGAGCCCAGCGTGTTGCTACCCTTCAACTCGAAACCTCTCTCGGCCTGGATGGTCAGGGCAACACTTGCAGTCACCGAGTCACCGACCCCGAAAATCACCCGACCATCGCAGCTGTTTTGTGACTGATTCCATGTGCCGGAGCATGGCGGGAAGGTGGCTGCAGGCAAGCTGTAGCTCGCCGCCAAACTCACCTGCACCTGCAGCAGCGACACGCATAGCAGTGAAAGTCCGATCAGAATCCGCATATTCATGGCGCCTCCGTTTCCACGACCGTTTCCAGCTTGCGCCAGGCGTAATCACGATCATCACCCAACTCGGCGCGTGCGGTCAGGTAATAGCACTTGATCTTGTCAGGAGTTTCTTCTGCAAGATCTGCATCATCGCAGAGTGACAACGACTTGCACTCGACACTCACCGAAGCATTTCCAACAGTGAATGGTGGTGCAGCCGAGCAGTCATGACGCACAGCTCGCACAATGCCCCACTCCAACCCCGCCCGCGCCGCCTGATAGGCACGGGCCTGTTGCAACAGCAGGTCGACGCTGGCGGTCTGGGTGACTGACAGCCGGCTCATCGCTGCCACCGCCAGACCGATCACCACCATCACGAACAAGGCAGCGACCAGCGCGAAGCCGCGTTCAGGGCGCATTGTCGACATGAACCTGTTGTAGCAGCACGACTTCTTCTCCACCTTTCTTGACTCCCAACTCGATAGTCACCAAGGCGTTACGGGTATTGGTACCCGGCTTGTAGTTAATCCGGCAACGGGATACCGAGCCGACCAACCAGCGGGCATTGCCATATTCATAGGTTCCGGCCGCACGCAAATCCGAAAAACTCGCCCGACGTAGACTTGTTTCGCCGCCCTCCGTCACGCACTTGTAGCCAACCACCTCCTTGGCCAGATAGAAGCGATGCTGCGGCGAAGCGTAGGCGAAGCCGAAACCATCGAGTTGCACGCCGCTCAACACGAGTTTCTGTTTATTCTCCGGTGGCTGTGCGGGCTCCAGACCGAAACCGACACCTGTCGGAGTGATAACGCCCGGCTTGCCATAGGCCCATACATTGGCTCCCGCCTGCGGCGCCGACGCGCCGCCAGCACCGATGTTGTAGATCACCATCCACTTCGATTCCTCGACTCTCGGCTTATCGAGCGGACTCAGAACCTCAATCTGGCACGTACCGGGGGGGGGCGGGCAGCGCGGTGGATCATAACGAACGCTGTTCAGATCAATATTGCCTGAGGCATTGGGCAATTGATTAGCACGATAACGCCCGGCCTCATGAATCGGCAGCAGCTCCAACGTATCGCCATAGCCGTCGCCATCGCTATCGGACACGCGCAGGGAGTTCGGCACCGCCAGACGAATGTCGCGTGTCATACGGTTAAGGGCGATTGCAGCCATGTCGGTCAGCTCGGCGCGGCGACTCTGCGCCATGAAGCCTTCCAGCGGACGGGACAGCACGCTGGACACCATCACCGCGACCACCGAAGCCAGGGCGATGACCATGACCAGCTCGACCAGGGTGAAGCCGCGCAGACGACGGGTATCGGTCTTCAGGATCATTACAGGCACACCTCGCCATAGCAGGTGCGCCAGCCGGTCAGGGTCAGAGTCTGCCCCTGCGGATCACGCACCGTCACATCGATGCGCAAGGCTGCTTCACCGTTGAACGCAGGCTTTTGCAACTCGCTCACCTCAATCTTGACGCCATAGCTCGCCAGCTTGTCGATCGCCTCACCGGCCACATCCTGCGGCGCCTGGAACTCTCCGTGGCTATGGTAGTCGCGCACATCGTTGAAACAGCGCCGCTCGCTGTTCGTGCAGCCAGCCGGAGGATCGGCCTCGTCATAAGGTTTGGCGAGGATTTCTTCCAGATAGGCCTCGGCAATCATCAGGCTCTGCTGACGCAGCATCGGATCGGCGGAGCGGGCGGTGATGGCGGCCATGGCGCTGTATAGCGCAGCAGCGGCGATGCCGACGATGACAATGGCGATCACCAACTCGACCAGGGTCATGCCGCGTTGCCTGTTCATCGCACATACCCCGTTTCGGCTTCGATACTGATGCGCTGACTGTCAAAGCTGACACTGCCATTTCCATCAAAAAACTCTGGCTGCCCTAAGCTCCCGAAAATAATTCTGAAACCCTCTGGATCCGATTTTTTCGCCAGCTCTTCTGCCTTGCCGACATTCTGGTAGGCATTTCCATCGCAGCTACGCGAGAGCTGGTACTTGTACTTGCCATCATCCGGATCGGTGAAGCAGGCCAGTCTTACCTTGCATCCGCTGGCAATCGCAAGTTTCTGTGCATAGCGCAGCCCTGAGCGCAGCTCCTCCGCGGCAGCTCTCTCATCGAACACCGCGCGATCGAAGAACCGCGGCCCGACCACGGCGGCCAGCACGCCGATGACCACCAGCACCAGGATCAGCTCGACGAGGGTGAAACCGTGCTGGCGGGTGGGCATCGAAGCTCCTTGGGCGGCAGGCCGGCGCATGGCCTAGCCGCGCGGCGGATGGTGGTGGGTGATCGGCGACTGTGGCGGAACCGCCGCTGGCATTACTTGCAGTTCGCGGCCAGCAGGCTGTCCGAGGTGATGCTGGGCGTCGGTACGCTCCAGCTGGCGCGCAGGGTGTAGTTGAACTTGCAGTCCCAGTTGCCCCAGATGGCCACGTTGATATTGCCATCTTTGCTGTCGCTGATGGCGATGATGTCGTTTTCTTCCAGCTGCGCAGCCTTGACGATGCCGTCCATGGTCGCTGCCGGGTAGAGGCCGAGCATTTCGATGGCCTCGCCCTCCAGGTAGATGACGCGCTTGCCGCCGACCTCGACCGGCGGGGTGACCTGCGCCTGCAGGTGGGCAGTCGCGGCGGCCGACTTGAACGCGCCGAGGGCGCCCTGCAAGGCGGCCAGCTTGGCGGCGCCGCCGAAACTGGCGAAGCGCGGCAAGGCGAAGGCCGACAGGATGCCGAGCAGGACGATGGTCATGATCAGCTCGATCAGGGTGAATCCGTTCTGGGAGCGCGACATGCAACCCTCCTGGTTGTCGGGCCGGGCGACCGGCAGCGTGGCTCAGCAGCCGTCGAATGCATCGCCCCACAACTGCATCGCCGGGGGCTGCTGGCTGTCGGCGGCGGGGGCTTCGTAGACGAAATAGCAGGTGTCCGGGTCGGGGGCGTCCTTGAGCTTGACCAGCAACAGGTCATATGTGGCGGTGGTCTGTCGCTCGCCCTCGAAGTCGTCGGTCAGCCGCGCGGCCAGCATGATGCCGCCGGTGGTGTCGCCGGGCTGGCTGGGGCTGGGCTCGGGGTAACCGTTCTGCATCTTGATGGTGACGCCTTCGAGCAGGACGCTGGCAGCGCGGTCGCCGCCGGCGGTGCGCTGCGCGGAGCCGGCGATCAGAGCCGCCGAGCGCGCCGCGCCCATGGCGTTCTCGACCACGGCGATGCGCGCGTCCTTGCCGAAATCGGCGAAGCGCGGCAGGGCGAAGGCGGCGAGGATGCCGAGCAGGACGATGACCATGATCAGCTCGATCAGGGTGAAGCCGCGCTGGTGGCGTGGCATGACTGTCTCCTTGTCGGTGAGCGCCTGGGCCTTCCTGTATGGCGCCCTGTTTGCAATGTCGGGTGAACACTGCTGTAGACCAGACCCGCATCGCCCCGCCCGGCGATGGGCGGGGCGATGTGTCGAACGTGAGAAAAGGCGGCTTTCCCGAACGGCTTAGTTCCTACGAACTAACATACGAGACACCCTATAACCAAGCATGCGGCGAGCCGTGCGTTGGACAAGCGCTGTGCGAGTTATCCACCTAACATGATGTCTCAGTTACAGTTCGCCGCCGTCAGTCCAGCTGCATTCCAAGTAGGCGCTGCCTGAACGCCACTGGCAACAGCGGTCACACTATAGGTGAAAGCGCAGGCGGCCTTACCCTTGGCAGCGACTGTATATGTCCCAGTGCCATCGGCAGCTGCACTGGGCGTAATATCGAAATCCGCAGTGCTCAGCTGCGCAGCCTTGGTAAGGCCGTTCGCATTGGCCGCCGGATAGGTACCCGTCATCTTGATTTTCTCGCCCTCGAGAGTGATCTCCGAGTTTGCATCCGGCGGAGTAATCAGCGCCTGCGAGTGTGCAATCGCCACGGCAGACTTTGCAGCTCCCAGAGCCCCCTGCAGTGCAGCCAGGCGCGCATCACCACCAAAATTCGCAAACCGCGGCAACGCAAACGCCGCCAGAATCCCCAGTACCACAATCACCATGATCAGCTCGATCAGGGTAAAACCGCTTTGCTGTCTTTTCATCGTCCTGTCCTTTCTTACGGGTTTTAAACGGCCTCAATCGGCCCTGATGTCGACCACACCACTTACGGTGTCGTAGGTGATGGTGCGCGGGGTTGCCGTGCGGCCATCGAGTCTGTAGGCGTAGCGGCAGAGGCTGCCGCTGCGGCTGACCTGGTAGTCGGCCTGGCCAGCATCGCCGGCGAGCGTGGGGATCGGGCCCTGCATCACCCCGCGCCACACCTCCATGCAGGCGGCGATGCCGCTGCCGCCGCTGCCCTGCGGCCAGCCGGCGGGGCTGGCGAGCATGTCGTCGGCACCGAAGCCGAGAATCCGCCCGCGGGCGTCCTGGGTACCGCGGGCACGGTTCATTTCCCACTGGCCGCGCGCCAGGATCACGCCGCCGGCCAGCGCGCTGCCGGTGCTGCGCACCGACACCGCATGGGCATCGTCGGCGGAGTTCAGGAAACGCGGCAGGGCGACGACCACCAGGATACCGATCACCGCGATCACCACTATCAGCTCGATCAAGGTGAAGCCTCGCTGGTGCGACATTTTCGCAATCATTCTTGCTCCCTGGTTCACCGTTCGTCCGTGCATGGTCGGCTTTTTGACCATTTTATCGCAATCGTGGCGCCCTCGTCCTTCAGCGTCCGCCCTTGGCTGCGGCGGACAGTTCCCACATCGGCAGGAACACGCCGAGCGCCAGCACCAGCACCATGATGCCCATGGCGACGATGAGGATCGGTTCGATGGCGTCGGCCAGTTGCTTGAGGTCGTAGTCGACCTCCTGCTCGTAGAAGTCGGCCACCTCGATGAACAGGTCGTCCATCGCGCCGGTTTCCTCGCCGACCGCCATCATCTGCAGCACCAGCGGAGTGAACAGCCCGGTGGCGGCGGCGCCGCGGGTCAGCGCCTCGCCACGCTCGACGCCTTCGCGCATGGCGACGATCGCCTGGCCGATATGCCGGTTGCCCACCGAGCTGCTGGTGATGTTGAGGGTCTGCAGCAGCGGCAGGCCGGCGCGGTACATCATCGCGAAGGTGCGGGTGAAGCGTGCCAGGGCGATGCGCTCGAACACCGGGCCGACGATCGGCAGGCGCAGCTTGTAGCGGTCCCAGGTCAGCGCGCCGGCGTCGGTCTCGATCCAGCGGAAGAATCCCGACAGCACCGCGGCCAGGGCGATGCCGAGCAGCCACCACCAGTTCTGCATGAATTCGGAGAAGCCGATCAGGATGCGCGTCGGCAGCGGCAGGTCGGCCTGGAACTGGGCGAACACCTTGGCGAAGGCCGGGATCACCAGCAGGTTGATCACGGTGAGCGCCACGCCCATGGCGATCAGCACGAACAGCGGGTAGCGGGTGGCCTGCTTGATGCGCTTGCGGGTCTCGCGCTCCAGTTCCAGGTGCGCGGCGAGCTGGCGGAACGCCTGGTCGAGCTGGCCGGTGTTCTCGCCGACGTTGACCATGCTGACGAACAGCTGGCCGAACACCTTGGGATGGGCGGACAGCGCCACGGCCATGGCGTTGCCGGCCTCCAGGTCGTTGCGCACCTGCTGCAGCACCTCGCGGAAGTGCGGGTTGCGGCTCGACTCGGCCAGCCCGCCGATGGCACGGATGATCGGCACGCCGGCCTTGCTGAGGCTGAACATCTGCCGGCAGAAGATGATCAGCTCCTCCAGGCGCACCCGCTCGCGGCCGAGCAGCTGGTTCAGCTTGCGCAGCAGGGCGTCCGCGCTGCCGGCGCCGGCCGGCGCTTTCTCGGCCTGGGCGTCGATGCTCAGCGGGGTGATGCGCTCGGCCAGCAGCTCGCCGGCCAGCGCCTCGGCGCTGGCGGCCTGGCGGGTGCCGGAAACCTTGCGGCCCTGGGCGTCGCGGCCGCTGAAACGGAAGCGGGCCATCAGCCCACCCGCTCGTCGCTGAGGCTGGCGCTGACCCGCAGCACCTCCTCGACGCTGGTCACCCCGGCGAGGGCCAGGTCGAGGGCGCTGGCCGCCAGCGGCCGGTAATGGGGCTGGGCCTGGGCGGTGTCGATGAAGCCCTGCGGATCGTTGCGGCGCAGCGCGGCGGCCAGCGCGGCGTCGATTTCCAGCAGTTCGTAGACGCCGACGCGGCCGAGGTAGCCGGTGTTGTGGCACTGGTGGCAGCCGCGCCCGCGCACGAAGCGCCGCCCGCCCAGCGTCTGGTTCTGGATCGCCTCCAGCCAGCGCAGCTCGCGCTCGTCCGGCTCGTGGGCCTCGCGGCAGTGCTCGCAGACCTTGCGCACCAGGCGCTGGGCCAGCACGGCGTTGAGCGCGTTGGCGACCAGGAACGGCTCGGTGCCCATGTCGATCAGGCGCAGCGGCGAGGTCAGGGCGTCGTTGGTGTGCAGGGTGGAGAGCACCAGGTGGCCGGTGATCGCCGCGCGCAGGCCGATCTCGGCGGTTTCCTGGTCGCGCATCTCGCCGACCAGCACGATGTCCGGGTCCTGACGCAGGGCGGCGCGCAGCACGCGGGCGAAGGTCAGGTCGATCTTGGCGTTGACCTGCACCTGGTTGATCCGCGGCAGGCGGTATTCCACCGGGTCCTCGACGGTGATGATCTTCTTCTCCGGGCTGTTCAGCTCGGCCAGCCCGGCGTAGAGGGTGGTGGTCTTGCCCGAGCCGGTCGGCCCGGTGACCAGCACGATGCCGTGGGGGCGCTGCAGCAGGGTGCGGAAGCGCGCCAGCATCTCCGCCGGCATGCCGCTCTTGTCGAGGCTGGCGACGCCGCCGCTCTGGTCGAGCAGACGCATGACCACCGACTCGCCGAACTGCACCGGCATGGTCGAAACCCGCACGTCGAGGTTGTGGTTCTTGACCCGGATGTTGAAGCGGCCGTCCTGGGGCAGGCGCTTCTCGGAGATGTCCAGGCCGGCCATGATCTTCAGGCGCATGACCAGCGCCGAGGCGATGCGGGTTTCCTTGATCAACTGCTCGTTGAGCACGCCGTCGATGCGCTGGCGCAGGCGCAGCACCTTCTCGTCGGGTTCGATGTGGATGTCCGAGGCCTTCATCTTCACCGCGTCCTCGAAGAGCATCTGCAGCAGGCGCACCACCGGCGCGTCGCTGTTGTCCAGGCTCAGGCCGCCGAAGTCGAAGTCGCTCTGTTCTAGGCGCTCGTCCAGCTCGCCGGCCAGCGACTCGATCTCGCGGGTGTTGCGGTAGAAGCGGTCGAGGCTGTCGAGCAGGTCGCCTTCGCGCACCACCGCCGGCTTGAGCGGCTGGCGCAGCAGACGGCCGATCTCGTCGAGGGCGTAGATGTCGAGCGGGTCGGCCATGCCGACCAGCAGGCCATCGGGCTCCTCGACCAGCAAGATGACCCGGAAGCGCCGCGCCACCGCTTCGGGCAGGCGCTGGATCAGCCCCTCGCTGAGCTTGAACTGGCGCAGGTCGACATAGGGGATGTTGAGCTGGCGCGACAGCGCTTCGAGCAGCTTGAGTTCGGAGATGAAGCCCAGGTCGACCACCGCGCGGCCGAGCTTGGCGCCGCTGCGCTTCTGCTCCAGCAGGGCCATCTGCAACTGGTTGTCGCTGATCAGCCCGGCCTGCACCAGCAGGTCGCCGAGGCGCAGCTTGCGTTGGGGAGTGGCGGGGGTGTCGGTCACGGGGCATCTCCAAGGGCCAGGGCGCGCTCGCGGGCGAACTGGCGGCTGTTGTCGTCGAGGCCGGCGCCCTGGGCGGCCTGGCGGTAGTGGCGGGCGGCCTCGGCGCGCTCGCCGAGGCGCTCCAGGGCGATGGCCAGGCCGAGCTGCCAGGCCGGACGCGGGGTACCGAGGGCCAGCAGCTGGCGATAGGTGGCGGCGCTTTCCGGCCACTGCCCGGTCTGCTGGTAGGCGGCGGCGAGCAGCGCATGCCAGGCCGGATCGCGGGCCAGCGGCGGCGGGTTGCGGCGCAGGGTGGCCACCGCGGCCGGGCTGTCGCCGCCCTGCAGCTGGGCGCGCGCCAGCAGCAGCGGCAGCTCATGGTCGGCGGGGAAGTCGGCCAGCCGTGGCGGCAGCTCCTCCAGCAGCCGCGCGCTTTGGCCGGCAGCCAGCCAGGCGCGCGCCAGGGTACGCAGCAGATCGAGGTTGTGCGGCTGCTGGCGCTGCAGCGGTTCGAGCAGGGCCAGGGCGCCGGCGGCATCGCCCTCGGCCAGCGCGCGCCGGGCGCGGGCCAGGGGATCGGGTCGGTGGCTGGCGATGCTCACCTGCGGCTGGCGCGCGATGCCGGCGGCCTGCACCGCCACCACCGGCGGCGCGGGCGGCAGTTGCCGCACGGCGGGGGCGGCGGCGAGCGAGGGATCATGCGGCGGCGCCGCGCCGGGGAGCGGCTCGCCCGCCACCGGCAGGTCGTCCAGCTCGACCGGCAGCGCCTGCGGCGTCTCGAACGGCACCTCGACCCACAGCTGCCAGCGCTCGCCGGCCGGCTCCAGGCGGTCATGCACCTGCAGCTGATCGCCGAGGCCGACCAGCAGCAGCTCGACGCCCTCCTCCTGCGCTTCCAGGCTCCAGGCCAGGCTGCGCCCGTCGCGCTCGAAGCGTCCCTCGCGGGCGCCGCT harbors:
- a CDS encoding pilin is translated as MPRHQRGFTLIELIMVIVLLGILAAFALPRFADFGKDARIAVVENAMGAARSAALIAGSAQRTAGGDRAASVLLEGVTIKMQNGYPEPSPSQPGDTTGGIMLAARLTDDFEGERQTTATYDLLLVKLKDAPDPDTCYFVYEAPAADSQQPPAMQLWGDAFDGC
- a CDS encoding type II secretion system protein, with the translated sequence MSRSQNGFTLIELIMTIVLLGILSAFALPRFASFGGAAKLAALQGALGAFKSAAATAHLQAQVTPPVEVGGKRVIYLEGEAIEMLGLYPAATMDGIVKAAQLEENDIIAISDSKDGNINVAIWGNWDCKFNYTLRASWSVPTPSITSDSLLAANCK
- a CDS encoding type II secretion system F family protein; amino-acid sequence: MARFRFSGRDAQGRKVSGTRQAASAEALAGELLAERITPLSIDAQAEKAPAGAGSADALLRKLNQLLGRERVRLEELIIFCRQMFSLSKAGVPIIRAIGGLAESSRNPHFREVLQQVRNDLEAGNAMAVALSAHPKVFGQLFVSMVNVGENTGQLDQAFRQLAAHLELERETRKRIKQATRYPLFVLIAMGVALTVINLLVIPAFAKVFAQFQADLPLPTRILIGFSEFMQNWWWLLGIALAAVLSGFFRWIETDAGALTWDRYKLRLPIVGPVFERIALARFTRTFAMMYRAGLPLLQTLNITSSSVGNRHIGQAIVAMREGVERGEALTRGAAATGLFTPLVLQMMAVGEETGAMDDLFIEVADFYEQEVDYDLKQLADAIEPILIVAMGIMVLVLALGVFLPMWELSAAAKGGR
- a CDS encoding GspH/FimT family pseudopilin; the encoded protein is MPTRQHGFTLVELILVLVVIGVLAAVVGPRFFDRAVFDERAAAEELRSGLRYAQKLAIASGCKVRLACFTDPDDGKYKYQLSRSCDGNAYQNVGKAEELAKKSDPEGFRIIFGSLGQPEFFDGNGSVSFDSQRISIEAETGYVR
- a CDS encoding type II secretion system protein; this translates as MKRQQSGFTLIELIMVIVVLGILAAFALPRFANFGGDARLAALQGALGAAKSAVAIAHSQALITPPDANSEITLEGEKIKMTGTYPAANANGLTKAAQLSTADFDITPSAAADGTGTYTVAAKGKAACAFTYSVTAVASGVQAAPTWNAAGLTAANCN
- a CDS encoding prepilin-type N-terminal cleavage/methylation domain-containing protein, with translation MSHQRGFTLIELIVVIAVIGILVVVALPRFLNSADDAHAVSVRSTGSALAGGVILARGQWEMNRARGTQDARGRILGFGADDMLASPAGWPQGSGGSGIAACMEVWRGVMQGPIPTLAGDAGQADYQVSRSGSLCRYAYRLDGRTATPRTITYDTVSGVVDIRAD
- a CDS encoding type IV pilus modification PilV family protein, with amino-acid sequence MTLVELVIAIVIVGIAAAALYSAMAAITARSADPMLRQQSLMIAEAYLEEILAKPYDEADPPAGCTNSERRCFNDVRDYHSHGEFQAPQDVAGEAIDKLASYGVKIEVSELQKPAFNGEAALRIDVTVRDPQGQTLTLTGWRTCYGEVCL